One window of the Candidatus Sulfotelmatobacter sp. genome contains the following:
- a CDS encoding DUF3175 domain-containing protein: MAAKRWSQYVTETSDALDIETGTFAKDDPKAIARELKRDAERSHRRKSSPYRSAMSMLTFFINRAGAKLPARRKRILEQAKDELRAEFGRPTKSTR, translated from the coding sequence ATGGCAGCGAAACGGTGGTCGCAGTACGTGACCGAGACGAGCGACGCGCTCGACATCGAGACCGGCACCTTCGCCAAGGACGATCCGAAAGCGATCGCGCGGGAGCTCAAACGCGACGCCGAACGCTCGCACCGGCGCAAGTCTTCGCCCTACCGGTCGGCGATGTCGATGTTGACGTTCTTCATCAACCGAGCGGGCGCGAAGCTGCCGGCGCGCCGGAAACGGATCCTCGAACAAGCGAAGGACGAGCTGCGCGCCGAGTTCGGCCGGCCGACGAAGTCGACGCGCTGA
- a CDS encoding glycosyltransferase family 87 protein: protein MRHFQPSERVLLAALLGLGLLVTAVELAHTPFAHPLTQFDDLRGTWCAGHALASGADPYHVQPDLSCQHGLGMHVVRDSPNMVLPFVLPGWDTVAFSLLARLPFPVAIVVHALLSLAALVAAIVLLVRVLRVPLALAAAGLTFAVAFQSLTLGQIGAYEVLAVVATGAALHLRADRWAGVFAAAALIEPHIGVAVGLATLAFVPRARLPYLAAVAGLIAIALWAIGVPAELDYVLRNIPQQARGEAGGLQQFSVTFLARWFGAPTSVAIALGSLSTILMLGVGLVLAVRLAPRERSALALIPASCVVLGGTYVHLTHIAAAIPGALLLVGLARTPRERVAAGLSVILLAVPWYDVALVKQLLPPTLTTIAVLTWALTTSWRATVAAVALCWLALLPVQNRPPAAPAPMLVTRQPDDAPGTQPWLDGHRAVPVTDPWYVLVKIPTWAGLLLLVGAAFSASTSSAGRTRRAARPSLVRGSVSGAPAASRPLG from the coding sequence ATGAGACACTTCCAGCCCAGCGAGCGGGTGCTCTTGGCGGCACTGCTGGGGCTCGGTCTGCTGGTCACGGCCGTCGAGCTCGCGCACACCCCGTTCGCGCATCCGCTCACCCAATTCGACGATTTGCGGGGGACGTGGTGCGCGGGTCACGCGCTCGCCAGCGGTGCCGACCCGTACCACGTCCAGCCGGATCTGAGCTGCCAGCACGGACTGGGGATGCACGTCGTCCGCGACTCGCCGAACATGGTGTTGCCGTTCGTGCTGCCGGGCTGGGACACGGTCGCGTTCAGCTTGCTGGCGCGACTGCCGTTCCCGGTCGCGATCGTCGTCCACGCTCTCCTTTCCCTGGCCGCGCTCGTCGCCGCGATCGTGCTGCTGGTGCGCGTGCTGCGCGTTCCGCTCGCGCTCGCCGCGGCCGGATTGACGTTCGCCGTCGCGTTCCAGTCCCTGACGCTCGGTCAAATCGGCGCCTACGAAGTGCTCGCCGTGGTCGCGACCGGCGCGGCACTGCATCTGCGCGCCGACCGCTGGGCCGGCGTGTTCGCGGCCGCGGCGCTGATCGAGCCGCACATCGGCGTGGCCGTCGGCCTCGCGACGCTGGCGTTCGTGCCGCGCGCTCGCCTCCCGTACCTCGCCGCCGTGGCCGGCCTGATCGCGATCGCGCTCTGGGCGATCGGCGTTCCGGCGGAGCTCGACTACGTGCTGCGCAACATTCCGCAACAAGCGCGCGGCGAAGCGGGCGGCCTGCAGCAATTCAGCGTGACTTTCTTGGCGCGCTGGTTCGGCGCGCCGACGTCGGTCGCGATCGCCCTGGGCTCGCTCTCGACGATCCTCATGCTCGGCGTCGGGCTCGTCTTGGCCGTTCGCCTCGCGCCGCGCGAGCGCTCCGCGCTGGCGCTGATCCCCGCTTCGTGCGTCGTGTTGGGCGGTACGTACGTCCACCTCACGCACATCGCGGCCGCGATCCCCGGTGCGTTGCTGCTGGTCGGGCTGGCCCGCACGCCGCGCGAGCGCGTCGCGGCCGGCCTGAGCGTGATCTTGCTCGCGGTGCCGTGGTACGACGTCGCGCTGGTGAAGCAGTTGCTGCCGCCGACGCTGACGACGATCGCCGTCCTGACCTGGGCGTTGACGACGTCGTGGCGCGCGACGGTCGCGGCGGTCGCGTTGTGTTGGCTGGCCCTGCTGCCGGTTCAGAACCGTCCCCCGGCCGCACCGGCGCCGATGCTCGTGACGCGGCAACCCGACGACGCGCCCGGGACGCAGCCGTGGCTCGACGGACACCGCGCGGTGCCAGTCACCGACCCGTGGTACGTGCTCGTCAAGATCCCGACGTGGGCCGGCCTGCTGCTGCTGGTCGGAGCCGCGTTCAGCGCGTCGACTTCGTCGGCCGGCCGAACTCGGCGCGCAGCTCGTCCTTCGCTTGTTCGAGGATCCGTTTCCGGCGCGCCGGCAGCTTCGCGCCCGCTCGGTTGA
- a CDS encoding L-threonylcarbamoyladenylate synthase, giving the protein MIDGAVVERAVAVLRAGGVVALPTETVYGLAADVANPAAIARVYAVKGRPADHPLIVHAHDLAALDGYVAETTPALRALAARFWPGPLTAVVRRGPRTPLTVTGGQETVAVRIPAHPVTRAILQRFGGAVGAPSANRFGHVSPTTAAHVRADLGDAVDLIVDGGSAAVGVESTIVDLTADVPAVLRAGAITPTQLGSALGRPVVTRVGGSVRTPGNLPSHYAPRARLVLVAPDARVAEAAARAAAGERVAVLELPGDAAAAARTLYATLRALDVDGYDTIVATLPPDVEENAAVRDRLVRAAAPR; this is encoded by the coding sequence ATGATCGACGGCGCCGTCGTCGAGCGCGCGGTGGCGGTGCTGCGCGCCGGCGGCGTCGTCGCGCTCCCGACCGAGACGGTCTACGGTCTGGCCGCCGACGTCGCGAACCCCGCGGCGATCGCCCGCGTCTATGCCGTCAAGGGGCGGCCGGCCGACCATCCGCTGATCGTCCACGCGCACGATCTGGCGGCGCTCGACGGGTACGTGGCCGAGACGACGCCGGCGCTGCGCGCGCTCGCGGCGCGCTTCTGGCCGGGACCGTTGACGGCCGTCGTACGGCGCGGACCGCGCACGCCGCTGACCGTCACCGGCGGCCAGGAGACGGTCGCGGTGCGCATCCCCGCGCATCCGGTCACGCGCGCGATCCTGCAGCGCTTCGGCGGCGCGGTCGGCGCGCCGTCCGCCAACCGCTTCGGTCACGTCTCGCCCACCACCGCCGCGCACGTGCGCGCCGACCTGGGCGACGCGGTCGATCTGATCGTCGACGGCGGCTCGGCCGCGGTCGGCGTCGAGTCGACCATCGTCGACCTCACGGCGGACGTACCGGCCGTGCTGCGCGCGGGCGCGATCACGCCCACGCAGCTGGGAAGCGCGCTCGGCAGGCCCGTCGTCACTCGCGTGGGCGGCTCGGTGCGCACGCCGGGAAACTTGCCCTCCCACTACGCCCCGCGCGCTCGACTCGTGCTGGTCGCGCCGGACGCGCGCGTGGCGGAAGCGGCGGCGCGCGCCGCCGCAGGCGAGCGCGTCGCCGTACTCGAGCTTCCCGGCGACGCGGCGGCGGCGGCCCGCACGCTCTACGCGACCCTGCGCGCGCTCGACGTGGACGGCTACGACACCATCGTCGCGACGCTTCCGCCCGACGTCGAGGAAAACGCCGCCGTGCGCGATCGGCTGGTGCGCGCGGCCGCCCCGCGCTGA
- the serS gene encoding serine--tRNA ligase, with translation MRAVLNLELLRREPDHVRVAARRRGLGAEFVDRVLELDRERRAALTAAETLKAEKNALTASIAKAADKKGAAAELRPRIAELDARIAAAGASVPALEDHIDAELADVPNLLDGSVPDGSDEHANVVARSWGTPPSFDFAPKPHWELLEAAGLLDVERAAKLSGSRFSVLRGAGARLSRAIVQFFLDRAARNEYTEINPPLLVSRETMWSTGQLSKFADQMYAVDGDEGSELYLIPTAEVPLTAMHRDEIIEGPALPIRYAAYTPCFRKEAGAAGRDTRGLVRQHQFEKVELVWLTTPDRSFDDLETLAANAAGLLEELGLAHRVMLLCAGDTGFNSAKTYDVEVWLPGADAYREISSCSNCTDFQARRTNIRFRREAGAKPELVHTLNGSGLAVGRTLLALVENYQRADGGITIPPVLQPFAGFASIEPDGRAR, from the coding sequence GTGCGGGCCGTGCTGAACTTGGAATTGCTGCGGCGCGAGCCCGATCACGTCCGCGTCGCGGCGCGCCGGCGCGGACTCGGCGCCGAGTTCGTCGACCGCGTGCTCGAGCTGGACCGCGAACGGCGCGCCGCGCTGACCGCCGCCGAGACGCTCAAGGCCGAAAAGAACGCGTTGACCGCCTCGATCGCCAAAGCGGCCGACAAGAAAGGCGCCGCCGCCGAGCTGCGGCCGCGAATCGCCGAGCTCGACGCGCGCATCGCGGCCGCCGGCGCCAGCGTGCCGGCGCTCGAAGACCACATCGACGCGGAGCTGGCCGACGTTCCGAACCTGCTCGACGGTTCGGTCCCCGACGGCTCCGACGAGCACGCCAACGTCGTGGCGCGCAGCTGGGGCACGCCGCCCTCGTTCGACTTCGCGCCCAAGCCGCACTGGGAGCTGCTCGAAGCGGCCGGACTGCTCGACGTCGAGCGCGCGGCGAAGCTGTCGGGCTCGCGCTTCTCGGTGCTGCGCGGCGCGGGCGCGCGGCTCTCGCGCGCGATCGTGCAGTTCTTCCTCGACCGCGCGGCGCGCAACGAGTACACCGAGATCAACCCGCCGCTGCTGGTCTCGCGCGAGACGATGTGGTCGACCGGCCAGCTCTCGAAGTTCGCCGATCAGATGTACGCGGTCGACGGCGACGAAGGCAGCGAGCTCTACCTGATCCCGACCGCGGAGGTGCCGCTGACCGCGATGCACCGCGACGAGATCATCGAGGGGCCCGCGCTGCCGATACGCTACGCGGCCTATACGCCGTGCTTCCGCAAGGAAGCCGGCGCGGCCGGCCGCGACACGCGCGGCCTGGTGCGGCAGCATCAATTCGAAAAGGTCGAGCTGGTGTGGCTGACGACGCCCGACCGTTCGTTCGACGACCTCGAGACGTTGGCCGCGAACGCCGCCGGGCTGCTCGAAGAGCTCGGGCTCGCGCACCGCGTCATGCTGCTGTGCGCCGGCGACACCGGCTTCAACAGCGCGAAGACGTACGACGTCGAAGTCTGGCTGCCGGGCGCCGACGCGTACCGCGAGATCTCGTCGTGCTCGAACTGCACCGATTTCCAGGCGCGGCGCACCAACATCCGCTTCCGCCGCGAAGCCGGCGCGAAGCCGGAGCTGGTGCACACGCTCAACGGCTCGGGTCTTGCGGTCGGGCGCACGCTGCTGGCGCTGGTCGAGAACTACCAGCGCGCCGACGGCGGCATCACGATTCCGCCGGTACTGCAACCGTTCGCGGGCTTCGCTTCGATCGAACCCGACGGCAGGGCGCGCTGA
- a CDS encoding molybdopterin molybdotransferase MoeA translates to MRAMRTGETFETDRLMEPSAAVAAYLAAAAPHPLGVEHVPLEAAFARILAEDVHAQTFVPADDRSTMDGFAVRSADGLAARRITGTVRMGHAPPGPVHPGEAMRIPTGGVVPLGADTIVPVEDALERDEEIIPTEAPQAGGYLTRRGEDMAPGALILTAGRRIGAAELSVLATVGRVVVPVYRRPRVAIVSTGDELVDASIRPGTGQVRDSNRWAIAGGLAALGCDVLHLPRAADEVAATVAQIVAGLERADAVVLTGGSSVGVRDHVPAAIDQLGAPGVIVHGLRVKPGKPAVLAAIGARPVIGLPGNPTSALTILDAVAAPIFRALTGERAGERAAIATRAAAPFPGREGWTWYVPAVVDAAGARPLVLRSSHTSLLARASGYVVVGPHPGHVEAGAPVRVVRFLGAS, encoded by the coding sequence ATGCGAGCGATGCGGACCGGTGAGACGTTCGAAACCGATCGGCTGATGGAGCCCAGCGCGGCGGTGGCCGCGTACCTGGCGGCGGCGGCGCCGCACCCGCTCGGCGTCGAGCACGTCCCGCTCGAAGCGGCCTTCGCCCGCATCCTGGCCGAAGACGTGCATGCCCAGACGTTCGTCCCGGCCGACGACCGCTCGACCATGGACGGCTTCGCGGTCCGCTCCGCCGACGGGTTGGCGGCGCGCCGCATCACCGGTACGGTCCGCATGGGGCACGCCCCGCCGGGGCCGGTCCATCCCGGCGAGGCGATGCGAATTCCGACCGGCGGCGTCGTCCCGCTCGGCGCCGACACGATCGTGCCGGTCGAGGACGCGCTGGAGCGCGACGAGGAGATCATCCCGACCGAGGCGCCCCAAGCCGGGGGCTACCTGACCCGGCGCGGCGAGGACATGGCGCCCGGCGCCCTGATCCTGACCGCCGGCCGGCGGATCGGAGCGGCCGAGCTCTCGGTGCTGGCGACCGTGGGGCGGGTCGTCGTTCCGGTCTACCGCCGCCCGCGCGTGGCGATCGTCTCGACCGGGGACGAACTCGTCGATGCGAGCATACGACCCGGGACCGGGCAGGTCCGCGACTCCAACCGCTGGGCGATCGCCGGTGGCCTGGCGGCCCTCGGCTGCGACGTCCTCCACCTTCCGCGGGCGGCCGACGAGGTCGCCGCGACCGTCGCCCAGATCGTCGCCGGCCTCGAGCGCGCCGACGCCGTCGTTCTCACCGGCGGCTCGTCGGTCGGCGTGCGCGACCACGTCCCGGCCGCCATCGACCAGTTGGGCGCGCCCGGCGTCATCGTTCACGGCCTGCGGGTCAAGCCGGGCAAGCCGGCCGTGCTGGCGGCGATCGGAGCGCGTCCGGTGATCGGGCTGCCCGGCAACCCGACCTCGGCGCTGACGATTCTCGACGCGGTGGCGGCGCCGATCTTCCGTGCCCTGACCGGCGAACGCGCCGGCGAGCGCGCCGCCATCGCCACCCGGGCGGCGGCACCGTTCCCCGGCCGCGAGGGCTGGACGTGGTACGTTCCGGCCGTCGTCGACGCCGCCGGCGCCCGTCCGCTCGTGCTGCGCTCCTCGCACACCAGCCTGCTGGCACGGGCCAGCGGCTACGTCGTGGTGGGACCGCATCCCGGCCACGTCGAGGCCGGCGCGCCGGTACGGGTCGTGCGCTTCCTGGGGGCGTCGTGA
- a CDS encoding BON domain-containing protein gives MKRAPAALAAFAILALSGCNGGGGADEPQPFGARSAQTVIEDGLILAAVKAKLTADEPNSTTTLGVGVDSGVVTLRGSVLSAAERARAVADARGVRGVKRVVDDLGVNPHGPRPKEQVADFALAARVELAIQSATGLVKVGVRVDHGVATLTGSVNDAKTRDRVVAAARGTDGVRNVVDQLRVGGT, from the coding sequence GTGAAGCGCGCTCCGGCGGCGCTCGCCGCGTTCGCGATCCTTGCGCTGAGCGGCTGCAACGGCGGCGGCGGCGCCGACGAGCCGCAGCCGTTCGGGGCGCGCTCGGCGCAAACGGTCATCGAGGACGGGCTGATCCTGGCGGCGGTGAAGGCCAAGCTGACCGCCGACGAGCCCAACTCGACGACGACGCTGGGCGTCGGGGTCGACAGCGGCGTCGTCACCTTGCGCGGCAGCGTGCTCAGCGCGGCCGAACGCGCGCGCGCGGTGGCCGATGCGCGCGGCGTGCGCGGCGTCAAGCGCGTCGTCGACGACCTGGGTGTCAACCCGCACGGGCCGCGTCCGAAGGAACAAGTGGCCGACTTCGCGCTGGCGGCGCGGGTCGAGCTGGCGATCCAGTCGGCGACCGGCTTGGTCAAGGTCGGCGTGCGCGTCGATCACGGCGTGGCCACGCTGACGGGTTCGGTCAACGACGCCAAGACGCGCGACCGGGTCGTTGCCGCCGCGCGCGGGACCGACGGCGTGCGCAACGTCGTCGACCAGCTCCGGGTCGGAGGGACGTGA
- a CDS encoding aminotransferase class I/II-fold pyridoxal phosphate-dependent enzyme, which yields MTPFVAPEELARRVGRTELLRLGANESAFGPSPRAIAAMRDAVAHTSWYGDPESLELRAALAQRHRCTTDEIVVASGIDDLMGLIVRAYCAPGDACVATRGTYPTLFYHLNGYGARAEFAEPDADGGLQPDAIVAAVQRSNAKLVYVANPDNPSGSFVDRATLAQLREALPDDVLLFLDEAYADFVERDELPADAIDPRTIRTRTFSKAYGLAGARVGYALASVETIAVFQKLRLHFGVNRTGQIGALAALADGAFLRGVVAEVERGRAEYHALAGDLGIRSLPSRTNFVCLEIGTRAQAEAMVDTLLELGVFVRKPWAPPIDGFVRVTVGTPPERTALAERFAEALDRVREKAVR from the coding sequence ATGACCCCGTTCGTCGCGCCGGAAGAGCTGGCGCGGCGGGTCGGGCGGACCGAGCTGCTTCGGCTGGGCGCGAACGAGAGCGCCTTCGGGCCGTCGCCGCGGGCCATCGCGGCGATGCGCGACGCGGTTGCCCACACCTCGTGGTACGGCGACCCCGAGTCGCTCGAGTTGCGCGCGGCGCTCGCGCAGCGCCATCGCTGCACGACCGACGAGATCGTCGTCGCCAGCGGCATCGACGATCTGATGGGGCTGATCGTGCGCGCGTATTGCGCGCCGGGTGATGCCTGCGTCGCGACGCGCGGCACCTACCCGACGCTGTTCTACCATCTCAACGGCTACGGTGCGCGCGCCGAGTTCGCCGAGCCCGACGCCGACGGCGGCTTGCAGCCGGACGCGATCGTCGCCGCGGTGCAGCGCTCGAACGCGAAGCTGGTGTACGTCGCGAACCCCGACAACCCGTCGGGCTCGTTCGTCGACCGCGCGACGCTCGCGCAGCTGCGCGAAGCGCTCCCCGACGACGTGCTGCTGTTCCTCGACGAGGCGTACGCCGATTTCGTCGAGCGCGACGAGCTGCCGGCCGACGCGATCGATCCGCGCACGATTCGCACGCGGACGTTCTCGAAGGCATACGGCTTGGCCGGCGCACGCGTCGGCTACGCGCTCGCGTCCGTCGAGACGATCGCCGTCTTCCAGAAGCTGCGGCTGCATTTCGGCGTCAACCGCACCGGGCAGATCGGCGCGCTGGCGGCCCTCGCGGACGGGGCGTTCTTGCGCGGCGTCGTGGCCGAGGTCGAGCGCGGGCGTGCCGAGTACCACGCCCTGGCGGGCGACCTCGGGATTCGCTCGCTTCCCTCGCGGACGAACTTCGTGTGCCTGGAGATCGGGACGCGCGCGCAGGCCGAGGCGATGGTCGACACCTTGCTCGAGCTGGGCGTGTTCGTCCGCAAGCCGTGGGCGCCGCCGATCGACGGCTTCGTTCGCGTGACGGTGGGCACGCCTCCCGAGCGTACGGCCCTGGCGGAGCGTTTTGCCGAGGCGCTGGACCGCGTGCGGGAGAAGGCGGTGAGGTGA
- a CDS encoding metallophosphoesterase family protein, producing MRYAVLSDVHSNLDALDAAFAQIREDDAVLCLGDIVGYGPEPNECVERIRTRATATVLGNHDVAAIDDFGLAYFNPAAREAMKWTQGVLTPENRAWLDSLGYEFRMPEFLLVHGAPLNYFEYILDKKAAARAFAATDAPLIFVGHTHIAEVYGLLPDGSIEHQHLQQGGAVDLRDGVRYLVNVGSVGQPRDLNPRASFAFYDAGARRVEIVRVEYPITRVQEKIASAHLPEALARRLVVGR from the coding sequence GTGAGGTACGCCGTCCTCTCGGACGTCCACTCGAACCTCGACGCACTCGACGCCGCCTTCGCCCAGATTCGCGAGGACGACGCGGTCCTCTGCCTGGGCGACATCGTCGGCTACGGGCCGGAACCGAACGAGTGCGTCGAGCGCATCCGCACGCGCGCGACCGCGACCGTGCTGGGCAATCACGACGTCGCCGCGATCGACGACTTCGGCCTGGCGTATTTCAACCCGGCCGCGCGCGAGGCGATGAAGTGGACGCAGGGCGTCCTCACGCCGGAGAACCGCGCTTGGCTCGACTCGCTCGGCTACGAGTTCCGCATGCCGGAGTTCTTGCTCGTCCACGGCGCGCCGTTGAACTACTTCGAGTACATCTTGGACAAGAAGGCCGCCGCGCGCGCGTTCGCGGCCACCGACGCGCCGCTGATCTTCGTCGGTCACACGCACATCGCCGAAGTCTACGGGCTGCTGCCCGACGGCAGCATCGAGCACCAGCACTTGCAGCAGGGCGGTGCGGTCGACCTGCGCGATGGCGTGCGCTACCTGGTCAACGTCGGCAGCGTCGGGCAGCCGCGCGACCTGAACCCGCGCGCCTCGTTCGCGTTCTACGACGCGGGTGCGCGCCGGGTGGAGATCGTGCGGGTCGAGTACCCGATCACGCGGGTGCAGGAGAAGATCGCGTCGGCGCACTTGCCCGAAGCGCTGGCCCGCCGGCTCGTCGTCGGCCGTTGA
- a CDS encoding PaaI family thioesterase, with product MSDTSPIDDGRCFACGPFNAEGMHLRFAREGEGAVRAEIVLPPRFQGWRGVAHGGIVMTLLDEAMAHACGAIGLRSVTASMQLRFREPVPLGVPIVVRGLVKWQRRNVIALEGRVERPDGTVLASGEGSFVSRGPLGKESYGIPDATPV from the coding sequence GTGAGCGACACTTCCCCGATCGACGACGGCCGCTGCTTCGCCTGCGGCCCCTTCAACGCGGAGGGCATGCACCTGCGCTTCGCGCGCGAGGGTGAGGGCGCGGTGCGCGCCGAGATCGTGCTCCCGCCGCGCTTTCAGGGCTGGCGGGGGGTCGCGCACGGCGGTATCGTCATGACGCTGCTCGACGAGGCGATGGCCCACGCTTGCGGCGCGATCGGCTTGCGCAGCGTCACCGCCTCGATGCAGCTGCGCTTTCGCGAACCGGTCCCGCTCGGCGTCCCGATCGTGGTCCGCGGCCTGGTCAAGTGGCAGCGCCGCAACGTCATCGCACTGGAAGGCCGCGTCGAACGCCCCGACGGCACCGTCCTCGCGTCGGGCGAGGGCAGCTTCGTCTCTCGCGGCCCGCTCGGCAAAGAATCCTACGGCATCCCCGACGCAACGCCCGTATGA
- the smpB gene encoding SsrA-binding protein SmpB, whose amino-acid sequence MKKRQERTAAKAAAAPASRETSLDNRRARYEYEKLESLEVGIALTGTEIKSIRQGQLSINEAYARLRDGELWLLNFTIPPYKEGSYFNHEPNRPRKLLLHREQIERLTGRAAEKGLTLIPWRLYFKNGRVKIELALAKGKKLWDRRREEQARDVQREIARATAR is encoded by the coding sequence ATGAAAAAGCGGCAAGAGCGGACGGCGGCCAAAGCGGCGGCCGCGCCGGCTTCGCGGGAGACGTCGCTCGACAATCGGCGGGCGCGGTACGAGTACGAGAAGCTCGAGTCGCTCGAGGTGGGCATCGCGCTGACCGGAACCGAGATCAAATCGATCCGTCAGGGACAACTTTCAATCAACGAGGCCTACGCGCGGCTGCGCGACGGCGAGTTGTGGCTGCTCAATTTCACCATTCCTCCGTATAAGGAAGGTTCATACTTCAACCACGAGCCCAATCGGCCGCGCAAGCTGCTGCTCCACCGCGAGCAGATCGAGCGTCTCACCGGGCGCGCCGCCGAGAAGGGCTTGACGCTGATCCCGTGGCGACTCTACTTCAAGAACGGCCGGGTGAAGATCGAGCTTGCACTGGCAAAAGGCAAGAAGTTGTGGGATCGTCGGCGTGAGGAACAGGCGCGCGACGTACAGCGCGAGATTGCGCGCGCAACCGCTCGTTGA
- the tilS gene encoding tRNA lysidine(34) synthetase TilS — translation MACSGGPDSVALASLLDRLGREDGVAIVVGHVNHGVRASAAQDECVVLAVGARLGLPVAIARPRPDAADEAALRGARYAALIALARAHGAASVATAHTAEDQTETVLLALFRGTGLAGLAGMPARRPLAPGVDLVRPVLRATHAELWTELRRSGLPYVLDPTNAELRYRRNALRAQLEALRSAFPQLDRAVARCAAIVRDDLEETDRAARRRAVRARLRARGALRDATFADIDAAAGREPREPGAASSRSEPSEDAADAPDRHRTGPDHA, via the coding sequence GTGGCGTGCTCCGGCGGACCGGACTCGGTCGCGCTGGCTTCGCTGCTCGACCGCCTCGGGCGCGAAGACGGGGTCGCGATCGTAGTGGGACACGTCAACCACGGCGTGCGCGCGAGCGCCGCGCAGGACGAGTGCGTCGTGCTGGCGGTCGGCGCGCGGCTGGGCCTCCCGGTCGCGATCGCGCGACCGCGGCCGGACGCAGCCGACGAGGCCGCGCTGCGCGGCGCGCGCTACGCGGCGCTGATCGCGCTCGCGCGGGCGCACGGCGCCGCCAGCGTGGCCACGGCGCACACTGCCGAAGACCAGACCGAGACGGTGCTGCTGGCGCTCTTTCGCGGCACCGGCCTCGCGGGGCTGGCCGGCATGCCGGCGCGCAGGCCGCTCGCGCCCGGCGTCGATCTGGTGCGGCCGGTGCTGCGCGCGACGCACGCCGAGCTGTGGACGGAGCTGCGCCGCAGCGGGTTGCCCTACGTCCTCGATCCGACCAACGCCGAGCTGCGCTACCGGCGCAACGCGCTGCGCGCGCAGCTCGAGGCGCTGCGCTCCGCGTTTCCACAGCTCGACCGCGCCGTCGCGCGCTGCGCGGCGATCGTGCGCGACGATCTCGAGGAGACGGATCGTGCGGCGCGGCGCCGGGCCGTGCGTGCGCGGCTGCGCGCGCGAGGCGCGTTGCGCGATGCGACCTTTGCCGACATCGACGCCGCGGCCGGGCGTGAGCCGCGCGAGCCGGGGGCGGCATCCTCGCGCAGCGAACCATCGGAGGATGCAGCAGACGCTCCCGACCGGCATCGAACGGGTCCTGATCACGCCTGA
- the hpt gene encoding hypoxanthine phosphoribosyltransferase, whose protein sequence is MQQTLPTGIERVLITPDDIAAAIRRIAAEVARDYAGGSLVLVGVLKGAVFVTADLARAIADVPDGPVDVQLDFIAVSSYGNAHRSSGEVRLVQDTTHAIEGRHVLIVEDIVDNGHTLHYLRAMLGNRQPASLRAAVLLDKPYRRAVDVPVEYVGLTCPDEFVVGYGLDYQERYRTLPYIAKLRPEVLPA, encoded by the coding sequence ATGCAGCAGACGCTCCCGACCGGCATCGAACGGGTCCTGATCACGCCTGACGACATCGCGGCGGCGATCCGGCGCATCGCCGCCGAAGTCGCGCGCGACTATGCTGGCGGCTCGCTGGTGCTGGTGGGCGTGCTCAAAGGCGCGGTCTTCGTGACCGCGGATCTGGCGCGCGCGATCGCCGACGTTCCCGACGGGCCGGTCGACGTCCAGCTCGACTTCATCGCCGTCTCCTCGTACGGGAACGCGCACCGTTCGAGCGGCGAGGTCCGGTTGGTCCAGGACACGACGCATGCGATCGAGGGTCGGCACGTCCTGATCGTCGAGGACATCGTCGACAACGGCCACACCCTGCACTACCTGCGCGCCATGCTGGGCAATCGCCAGCCGGCCTCGCTGCGGGCCGCCGTCCTGTTGGACAAACCGTATCGCCGGGCGGTCGACGTCCCGGTCGAATACGTGGGCCTGACCTGCCCCGACGAGTTCGTCGTAGGGTACGGATTGGACTATCAGGAACGGTATCGGACTCTGCCCTACATCGCAAAGCTCCGGCCGGAGGTCCTCCCGGCATGA